Proteins co-encoded in one Alphaproteobacteria bacterium PA2 genomic window:
- a CDS encoding EmrA/EmrK family multidrug efflux transporter periplasmic adaptor subunit produces the protein MSQDQAPAIAPSRRRRLFSILGGVVGVGALAWLAWWTLIGSKHVETDNAYVQASNAQVTALVSGALVSVPVHETQVVKKGDILAVIEPQDFSLAVQRARADLDQAQRRVRQYFANDRALAAQAMASAADIDRAQAELRRAEVEFGRRKALSAAGAVSGDELTAAETQLAAARSALAQSRAAATAAAAQQEAASAMTAGSDVTSNPEVVGARARLAQAELDLARATVRAPVDGIVTRNSVEVGQKVATGAPLMVIVPVQNAYVEANFKEGQLRKVVIGQPVELTSDLYGDKVKYTGKVIGLSGGTGSAFSVIPAQNATGNWIKVVQRVPVRISLDPKELAAHPLRVGLSMTAVIDTSRR, from the coding sequence ATGTCCCAAGACCAAGCCCCGGCGATCGCCCCTTCCCGCCGCCGCCGTCTGTTCAGCATTCTGGGAGGCGTCGTTGGCGTCGGCGCCCTTGCCTGGCTGGCCTGGTGGACCCTGATTGGCTCGAAACATGTGGAAACGGATAACGCCTATGTCCAGGCCTCCAACGCCCAGGTAACGGCCCTGGTCAGCGGCGCCCTTGTCTCGGTGCCAGTTCACGAAACACAGGTTGTGAAGAAGGGCGACATCCTGGCTGTCATTGAACCCCAGGACTTCAGCCTCGCCGTCCAGAGGGCCCGTGCAGACCTGGATCAGGCCCAGCGCCGGGTTCGTCAGTACTTCGCCAATGACCGCGCCCTGGCCGCCCAGGCCATGGCCAGCGCCGCCGACATTGATCGCGCCCAGGCTGAACTGCGCCGCGCCGAGGTGGAGTTCGGACGCCGCAAGGCCCTGTCGGCCGCCGGCGCAGTTTCCGGCGATGAGCTGACCGCAGCCGAGACCCAGCTGGCCGCCGCCCGCTCGGCCCTGGCCCAATCGAGGGCCGCCGCCACCGCCGCCGCGGCCCAGCAGGAGGCCGCCAGCGCCATGACGGCCGGCAGCGATGTGACATCAAACCCGGAGGTCGTCGGCGCCCGGGCAAGGCTGGCCCAGGCTGAGCTTGATCTGGCGCGCGCCACCGTCCGGGCTCCGGTCGACGGCATTGTCACCCGCAACAGCGTCGAGGTCGGTCAGAAGGTCGCAACGGGCGCGCCCCTCATGGTGATCGTGCCGGTGCAGAACGCCTATGTGGAAGCCAATTTCAAGGAAGGACAGCTGCGCAAAGTGGTCATCGGCCAACCCGTGGAGCTGACCTCCGACCTCTATGGCGACAAGGTGAAATACACCGGCAAGGTCATTGGCCTGTCGGGTGGGACCGGCTCGGCATTTTCCGTAATCCCGGCCCAGAACGCCACAGGCAACTGGATCAAGGTGGTTCAGCGGGTGCCGGTGCGCATTTCCCTCGACCCGAAGGAACTGGCCGCCCATCCCCTGCGGGTCGGCCTCTCCATGACGGCCGTCATCGACACGTCCAGACGCTAG
- the emrB gene encoding MFS transporter (multidrug MFS transporte; with EmrA is involved in resistance to hydrophobic antibiotics such as nalidixic acid) — translation MVVLDTTIANVSVPHIAGALAVSPAQGTWVITSYSVAEAITVPLTGWLAQRFGAVRVFAFGMAGFGLFSLLCGLAPSFALLVAFRVAQGLCGGPIMPMSQTLMLHIFPRERAGAAMGLWSMTTVVAPIAGPILGGQISDNLHWSWIFLINIPVAAFVGVFAYRLLISHDTDTRKVPVDYVGLGLLVTWVGAMQIMLDKGKELDWFSSPTIILLALVAAIGFVSFLIWELTAQDPIVNLKVFRHRGFSAAVTTMSLSFGAFFACVVLVPLWLQTTMGYTATWAGYAGCLNGVLAVCMSPVVARFVGKVDGRLLTSFGVFWMGLMAFWRTGFTTDVTFWNIALPQFIMGFGMPFFFISTTNLAMSSVDPEETASASGLANFLRTMGAAFATSIMTTTWDSTANRKHELLAGALPNPQATIDALMARGMSHEQALTQLDRMVQVQAIMISTNQMFMAAGVVFLIAVAVVWLAPKPKPMAGGPMGGH, via the coding sequence ATGGTGGTGCTGGACACCACCATCGCCAATGTGTCGGTGCCGCACATTGCCGGCGCCCTGGCCGTTTCGCCGGCCCAGGGCACCTGGGTCATCACCTCCTATAGCGTGGCGGAAGCCATAACCGTTCCCCTCACCGGCTGGCTGGCCCAGAGGTTCGGCGCCGTCCGGGTCTTCGCCTTCGGCATGGCGGGATTTGGCCTGTTCTCCCTTCTGTGCGGCCTGGCGCCAAGCTTTGCCCTGCTGGTCGCATTTCGGGTCGCCCAGGGCCTGTGCGGTGGGCCGATCATGCCCATGTCCCAGACCCTCATGCTCCACATCTTCCCCCGGGAACGGGCAGGCGCCGCCATGGGCCTCTGGAGCATGACCACGGTCGTGGCGCCCATTGCCGGCCCCATCCTCGGGGGCCAGATCTCGGACAATCTCCACTGGAGCTGGATCTTCCTGATCAACATTCCCGTGGCGGCCTTTGTTGGCGTTTTCGCCTATCGCCTGCTGATCAGCCATGACACCGACACACGGAAGGTCCCGGTGGACTATGTCGGCCTTGGTCTGCTGGTCACCTGGGTCGGGGCCATGCAGATCATGCTGGACAAGGGCAAGGAGCTGGACTGGTTCTCCTCCCCGACCATCATCCTGCTAGCCCTTGTGGCGGCCATAGGCTTTGTCTCCTTCCTGATCTGGGAGCTCACCGCCCAGGATCCGATCGTCAATCTCAAGGTCTTCCGACACCGAGGCTTTTCAGCCGCCGTCACCACTATGAGCCTGTCCTTCGGGGCCTTTTTCGCCTGCGTGGTCCTGGTGCCCCTCTGGCTGCAGACCACCATGGGCTATACGGCCACCTGGGCCGGTTATGCCGGATGCCTGAATGGCGTTCTGGCAGTCTGCATGTCGCCAGTCGTGGCGAGGTTTGTCGGCAAGGTCGACGGCCGCCTGTTGACCTCGTTCGGCGTATTCTGGATGGGCCTCATGGCCTTCTGGCGAACCGGCTTCACCACGGATGTCACCTTCTGGAACATCGCCTTACCCCAGTTCATCATGGGCTTTGGCATGCCCTTCTTCTTCATCTCCACCACAAACCTGGCCATGTCGTCGGTGGATCCGGAAGAGACGGCCTCGGCGTCAGGCCTGGCCAACTTCCTGCGCACCATGGGCGCGGCCTTCGCCACATCGATCATGACGACCACCTGGGACAGTACGGCTAACCGCAAACATGAACTTCTGGCAGGCGCCCTGCCAAATCCCCAGGCCACAATCGACGCCCTGATGGCCAGGGGCATGAGCCATGAACAGGCGCTGACCCAGCTGGACCGCATGGTTCAGGTCCAGGCGATCATGATCTCCACCAATCAGATGTTCATGGCTGCCGGCGTGGTCTTCCTAATCGCTGTGGCGGTGGTCTGGCTGGCCCCGA